The nucleotide sequence TTAACCAAAACTAATAACGCTATGGAAATTATTCACTTCAAATCAAAATCTGAGAATATACCGGTATTTGGATTTACAAGTATTTATGTCAAGAATTATATTTGTAAGAGTAATCACTTGAAATTGACCTTTCTCGATCAAGAGTTTGCCATGGCTTCGATTACCGTTAAAAAAGGATCTGCTTATCCTATTGAGGCTATGAAATCAATATTTTTTGAGACTCAGGGTGAATGCAGCGTTGAATATGAACTAAGAAAATAAACGCCTGTTTTCCGGCGATAATTGTACAAATCTGTACATTTACAAAGTGAGAAAAAGCACTTTTATAGATAAACGCACAAATCCGTGCTTTTACCGAAACCTTAAACTATCCTTGAACCGGGGCATAAAAAAAGGGTTCCAATATCTTCTGAAACCCTTGTGACCCCGACAGGACTCAAACCTGTAACCTTCTGATCCGTAGTCAGATGCTCTATTCAATTAAGCTACGGGGCCATTATTGAGGCTGCAAATATAGAAAAATCCTGAAAACTATAAACAATTTTTGTGGATGAGTAAATCATTAAAAAAGAAATTACTGAAAGCCATGACAACAATCATTCACTTAAAAACCAGCCTTATTGATCAATGAATTAAGTCACTTTATGGAATCTGACAGTTATTAAACAAATGAAATAGATATATTTATATTCTGATGACAGAAGCCCTTGAACGATGAACCCTAAACTTTCTGCTCTCTGTATATTTATTTGCGCTTTTTTAACCCAATCACCGGCTCAAAGCTGGCGCCAGCAACAGATTATAACAGGTACCAAAAACCTGGGAAAATCATTTGACTATGACGGCAAAAAATTAATAGCGACAGATTACAATCAGGCTTGTATCTTTCAATGGCAGGATACAGGCTGGGTTAAGAAATACACTCTGTCTATGCCGGTTGAAGATACTACGTTATCTGCTGCCATTTTCTGGGATTGTGCCATACTTGGCGCTCCCGATCAGAATTTGGCCCATGTGTTCCAATATAACGGATCTGGTTGGGATGACGTCAAAATTCTTGAGCCGGATAACCTTGCGGAATCAGATCAGTTTGGTTACGCAGTCAAAATGGATTACAATTTTATTTTTGTTAGTTCCATTTATGATGATGAAGGTGCCGGGGATTGCGGTTCAGTTTATGTTTATCAGAGAAACGGTTCGGATTGGAATCCGTTGCAGAAACTGGTACCTTCCGGCGCACATAAAACAAGTCGTTTTGGATTATGCATGGCTCTCAGTGGAACTAGTCTGATTATCGGATCGGATAGTGCAACGTATTTCTTTCGTTGGGACGGAATTCAATGGATTGAACAAACCATAGCAACTGTCCCTGGCCTTTCAGTAGCGATTTCAGGAGATAAAGCCTTGGTCGGATCACTATATGATTCGGGTGAGGGTGTAAACGATGATTGTATATATTCATTTTGGTTGAATAACTACCAATCAGCATGGATCATGGCAAACAATGGACGGATTAGCCAAATAGGTAATCAGGTAGCTGTAAGTCCGGAATTTCGTTTGGTAGGAAATGGAACTCAGGTTCATAAGATATACACTGCCAGTGGCGATTGGTACTATACTGATATCATAGATCTGGATTATAGCGGTGATATCATGATTTCATACCATATGATCCTGATCAGTGACCCTTCGTATTGTAAAGAACCGATTCCCGGGGAAAAGGTCCAGACGGGAGCGCTCTATTGTTACTTCCTGAAATTTAATCCATATATAGACTTTCACTCAATTCCTACTATGATATATGGAGATCCTCCCTTTAATTATCAGGTCAGTCCTGTATGCACCGTTACTTCAAGTGATGAGAGTATTGCGAAAATAGAAGGCAGTAAAATAAAAATCATTGGTGCAGGTACCTGTGACATTGTGGCTACCTATGAAGAAGATACAATTTACCTGACAGAAAAAAAATCACAAAAGCTCACCGTTAATAAATCTCCCCTGTTTATCCAGGCTGATAATAAAAGCAGAGAGTACTTCAGCAAGAACCCTGAATTTACTTTGTCATTTTCTTCTTTCAAAAATGGTGATGATATAAATGATCTTGAGGAACTGCCTGTTTTAATATGTTCTGCTGATTCTTCGAGCAATGCCGGTTTATATCCGATTGAACTGTCAGGTGGTACTGATAAAAATTATAATTTCGAATTCACAAATGGTACTCTTGAAGTTACCAAAGCGCCGTTGCAAATTAAGGCAGATGATATCTCTAAAACTTACGGCAGTGAAAATCCGGAATTCACATGGTCAATCACGGGATTTAAAAACAATGAAGATACTTCCGTGCTGGATCAATTACCTATAATCGCCTGTAATGAAACCGTATTATCCCGCGTCGGCACTTACTCTCTGAGGCCTGAACTGGGCTCCGATAATAATTATAATTTTGAATATATCACCGGGGTGCTGACAATAAATAAAGCACTGGTTTCGGTCCGGGTAAGGGATACAAGCAGAAATTACGGAGAAGAAAATCCTGATTTTGAAATGGAATTTAATGGTTTTGTCAATAATGAAGATAAATCAGTTATTGATCTTTTACCCAGGGCATATTGCACGGCTAATATTCAGTCAGCACCCGGTACTTATCCTATTATTATATTAAAAGGAGTCGATCCTGACTACGAATTCAATTATACCAATGGGGTGCTAACAGTCAATCCCCTTGTCGGAAATGCAAATTATACTGAAAACGAAATCAATGTCTGGCCAAATCCCACATCGGGGAAATTATTTATCAGGAATGCCGGAATTAAGGAAGTTACTATTTATTCATCGTCAGGAATACCTGTAAAGAAGAAGAACATTCATTCAGATTTTATCGACATAAGTGATCTCCCAGCGGGTATATACTATATCCTCATTGGAAAACATTCATTTAAAATTCTGAGACAATAGGAATTTCACTTAATGATTGCTTCTTTTCCCTGTCCTTTCTTATCAATATAATCATTTTAATAAATGAATTTCCATTCATCAAACAAAAAATCCTCGCCATTAAATACAAAATAGATATTACCTATTCCTTTATCTATTTTCAGTGCTATTTTCTTCGAGAGTGTAGTCCATTCCTTCTCATCACATTTAAGGGAAACAATAGGAGTACCTTTCATATTATTTACATACACATCAATTCTACCTTTCCCTTTCACCCTGGCTTCGAATTTGCCAGGAATATGGTTGCTAAAATCGGCTCCTCGCACCATGAGACATTCTTTGTCTGCTTTTCCTTTGGCTGCCATGTTGCCCGCATTACCGACAGCTTCGAACCGGACTTGCCCCGAAGTGCCAGCGGTAGTTTCTGCTTGCTGAAGAACGAATGGATTTAAAGGGTTAAGTTGTGAAGGACCTTTAAAAGTTGCTTTGACCATGGGGATATTTACATCTTTCCCTTCATCTACCTGCATTTCTTCGATACACACATTACGAAAGCCACCTTTCGTGCCAAAATAATCCTGTAAATACATGGCATGGTAAGCCAGATAATATTTCTCTTTGTATTTGAAAAAGTGAGTGTGGTTGTTTGTATAAGGCCCTACGTTAACATCGCCGGTATTCTTAAAGTAATTATCGCGATACTTCCAACTGGCCGAGTCTAACGGTGTTTTACTCGTCATATAACACATACTGCATTGGGTTGATTTTTCTGTATTCGTATAAGGCCATTCAGTGCGTTGTTCCCAACTCGTATTATAGGTATAAACCCATGTACCATTGATAAAGTTAAGGTCGCTTGCCTCAAAAAAATAGGGAGCGGGTATCCTGGCAATCTCGCTTGCCAAACTGATCATATCTGATCCTAATTTGACCATTCTGGAATTATCCGGCATATATTTCGTTTTAGGCTTTCCGCCTCCAAAAGCAAGCCAACCTGTACCTTGGTCGTCAATCACAACTCCGGGATCGAAGGGAGCTTCCACATCCACTCCGGGGACCGAACGGTCGACTATGTTCTTTCCCAATGGGTCACTCCACGGGCCAACAGGAGAGGTGGAAGTAAGTACGGCTGAACCGATGCCGCTATTGGAATAATACAAATAAAAGTGTGTCTTACCATCTGCTTCCTGTCTGGATGTTATGGAAGGTGCCCAGGAATTTTGACTCCATGGTGCCAGCTCGGAAGTATTTATGAGACCATGATAGGTCCAGTTGACCATATCATCGGAAGACATCATAACCAGTGAACGGATCTTTTCGTATGAATTTCTCCCATCCTTTCCAACATGCTCATACTGCTGATGATCATTCGTGGCATACACATAAATTCTACCATTGTATTCTACAGCTGTCGGGTCGGCAGTAAACATAAAATCTAATAATGGATTCGCATTATCAGAGCTAAGTTTCGGCGAAACTTTTGAGAATTTTTCTTCCAGGTTTTCTTTAACTACTGTCGGATTACCTGCATTCGTCTGAGGTTTTGCGAATTCTGAACCACCCAGAAAAGCCATAACAGCGACTGTACTTAACCATACTTTTTTTCTAAACATGCTTTTTTTATTTTATTTAATAAACGTTGTTCTATTTCTCTGTCATGGCAGCGGAGTCAAAGATGCTGCAAAACCTCCCCTTCGGAGCATTTTTACTTCTACAGAGCTGGATTGGTTTACAACAAGATATTGCGTTTTAAAAGCTTGGTCGTAATTGCCGTCTGAAATAAGGGTGAGTTTATAATTGACATTCTGTGGCAGAAAATTGAATTTTAAGGTTTTCGTTTTTTCAATGTTTTCACTGCTGATTCCACCAATATACCATGAGCTGCCTTTTTGTCTGGCAATAATTACGTCCCGGCCGGGAAATCCATCCAGCAATTTGATATTATCCCATGCATTTGGAACATCTCTCAGGAAATTTTTTGCTGCATCCGGTAGTTCATAATAGCCTTCGGGACGATCGGCCATGTGTTGAAAGCCTGATTCGAACAACACACTGAGTGCAAGCTCATGTCCGTATGAAGTAACATGTGGGTATTGGGAATTGGTGAAAGTTACCGGCGTATAATCCATTGCACCAACTACATTACGTGTAAACGGAAGAATTGTATTGTGTTCAGGAGCGGGAATCGTAAATTCAGGACCATTATTGTACCATTCGGCTCCGCGTACACCCTCGTATGTCATCAGGTTAGGATAGGTTCTTGACCATCCGCGGGGAACCAGACAGCCATGAAAATAAACCATCATATGGAAGCGGGCAGCGTCTTCGAGAATATCAATATAGTAATTAATCATGTCCTGCTTTTCACTTTCGAAGAAATCAATTTTAACACCCACAACTCCCAATTTTTGCAATTTGGTAAATTCTTCTATCCTGTTTTCATGCGTAAGCATACGGTCTTTAGGAGTTGCCGAAACCCAATTGAAGTCGCCTCCTGAATTGTACCACATTAATGGTTTTATACCTTTGGAAGTAATGTATTTAAGAGCATCTTCAAGGTTTCCGCCATTGCCCATAGCATCCCACTCCCAGTCCAGCAGAGTGTAAGGCCACGACATGGAGGCTGCCAGATCAGCAAACTCACATACCACCTTGAAATCTTTTGTTCCATGGTTATTCGACCAGTAATTCCAGGACACTTTGCCGGGTTTTATCCAGTCAGTTTGGGCAACCACAGAAGCAGGACTCACATCATCGACCAGCGTTGATTCCACTATGTCAGCCAAACTGCCAACGATAATAACACGCCAGGGCGATTTCCAGGGCAGATTAATTGTTGGCTGGACTTCTCCTTTTTCGCGGCCGTTCCATTTGTCGGGGAATGTGAGCTTGTAGACTGTTTTTTGACCCCAGTTAGAGAGTTTTGTGCCACAATAAGTGCGGTTTACATCGGATTCGTGGATCAGGTACCAGCATGATTTATCAGGGGTATTGAACAATGCCGGATAGCCCCAGTCCCTTTGTTCATTTCCGTCTTTCATGGTAATATAAAGCCCTTCATTGGCCGGATTGAACCTTTCCAACCACCGTTTGGTACTATCGGGTATTAAATAAGCTGTAAATTCATCTTTCACCACAAATGTTCCTTCTATTTCAGGAAACTCATACCTAAATGCAATACCATCATTATAAGCACGGATAATGAGGTTTAATTTGGCCTTGGCAGGATTTTCAAAATATACCACCACTTCGTTTGCCGAATTTCTGCAAACAGATTTTTTTCCGTGCAGCGCAGTATAATTATCATTAACTACAGTTGGTTTACCGGCTTTCAAAAATGAAAGATTAGTATAAAAATCCTGGTCGCTGCGTGAAAGTCCAAGGTTGATGGAAGGAATTACTTCCGAAACTTTACCATTTTCGGTATAGTTCACACATAAATACCAATTCCCAACGGTTTTATTTTGTTCGCAGAAAAGCGAAACATTAATTTTATTGTTCGGCGACACAACCGAAACCATCTGGCTAATTGCAAGATTGAAACTGTTCAGTATTAACGCTGAAACTATAAATAGTCTCATTAATTGAAAGGTTTTAACCTCCATGATATTTTCCTTTTATGTTGGAACGAATTAATTTATAAATTTTTCAATCATAAAAATCAACTGGATTAAGCTATGTATAACACGACAAATACCAATTGATCACTTAAAAAATTTGTTGATCTCCCAACGATCTTTCCACTGAATTTCGATAGAATCTCCTTCAAAAATTATCGGAAGCCAGATATAGCGTGAATTAATAAGATCTTTTTTATTCCAGCGGTCGAACATGGCGATATAGGCATTTTTCTTTCCCTCAATGGGCAGTACATGCGTACTTTGTCCATAAAAAGTTTTATCGGCATCTTTACCAGTGCATGGATTATCACGCATCTCCCAATGTCCAAGCATGGAATCGGCTACAGCGTATTTTGCCTGATTAGGATCCCAACCGGTACATGCCGAAGTGACAATATAATATTTACCATTGTATTTGAATACAGCAGGCGCTTCCCTGTATTCATTGATAAAATTTCGTGTAAAACGTCCTGAAGGCTTCAGGTAATCGTCTGTCAGTTCGTTGATATACAAAGTGGCATTATTCTCTGATGAACAAACCTGATAAGCTTTGCCGTTGTCGTCTTTGAAAACCTTCATATCCCGGCTCATCTGTCCATTCGGACGCATAGAACCGAGATACTTAAACAAACCAACCGGAGAATCACTTATTGCTACCCCGGCAGCCGCTTTGGCATAATCGTGACTGTCCACATGCAACCACATCACAAATTTTTTCGTCTCTTCGTTATAGATTACTTTCGGACGTTCCAATACATTGGAGAAATGCAGTTCTGAAGCAGTATCTTTTTGTTCCGGGGGCAAAACAATGCCTTCAAACTTCCAGTCGGTTAAATTGCGCGAAGAGTAACAAGAAACACCACCGGCTTCTGTTCTATAACATTCCCAACTCTGTACTTTGGGATTCCAATAGGTGGAGTCTCCTTTGTATTCTCCATACCAGTAATAAACTCCGTTGTGATAAAGCAATCCACCACCATGAGCATTAATTGGTTTACCTGAAGTATCGTACCATTCCGCACCAGACACAATCATTTCTTCTGCCTGTATTTTTATTTTATTCTGGCCAAAACAAAATGCATGCAGACAAAATGCTCCGATAAAAAAAATAATGAATTTTTTCATTTAAACCAGGTTTCAAGTTGTCTTTCACTGAATTTGCTTCTAAAGGAAGTTTTCGTTTTCATAGCTTTAGGATAATTCGAATGTAATTTTTGAACTCAAAAGCATTCGGTTACTTATTATTTTAAAGTTTTAAAATTTTAATGGTTTTTACCTCCTGAGTATTTTTTATAGTTAAAAAATATAAACCCGGATGAAGACTACCTGCTATATTACAATCACTTTGACAAAAGCCTGATTCGACGGTTTCTCCGGAGGAATTAATAACTGAATATTCGGATGGTTTTAGAAACTGCAATCGTAAAGAATGAGTAAATGGATTAGGTGAAAAACTGAAAGTGTTTGATTGGTATTCGTCCACAATAGTTACACAAGGATATTCTCCCTTGGTAGTATCAACACAGTTACTACAACTATCAACAAATGCAAAGCCTCCCCAGGTTCCTCTGCAATCCTGGATACACTCAAGTTTCCCTGTGTTACCGCCAACGCAGGTTTGGCAACTGTCAAGATATGCGGTGCCGCCCCAATCTCCATTACAGTCTTTTGTACATGCAGTCTTTCCGGTATTGCCACCCACACATATTTCACAACTATCCAAATAGGCCGTACCATTCCAAATCCCATTGCAGTCTTTTAAACATGCCTGTTTTCCGGTTGTTCCCTCAACACAGGTTCCACAACTATCTATAAAAGCTCCGCCTCCCCAAATACCCTGGCAGTCCCTGGTGCAGCTTAATGTGTCGGAACCACCCCAGATGCCCTGGCAATCCTTAACGCAGGGTAGCTTACCTGTGTTGCCTCCGACACATGTCTGACAGCTGTCCAGATAAGCCGTGCCACCCAAAACATTGTTACAATCCAGAGTAGGCGCATCTACCATTACAAATTGGACCGACCTGCCCGGGCTTTGAAAAAGAATATTACTATCGCTGGGAAAAGCATAAGCCGGAATACTTTCGAGTACAGTTCTTGGACCCCATTGTGTCCCCGTTGGGGCTACTCCATTCACTGTTACATACAACGAGAAGTCTCCATGGTCAGATCCTCCGGTCAATGAGTACACGTAGTATTTTTTTCCTACGCCAATATTTTCGGGATTTAGTTTTACTATCTGGGATGAGGTTCCCTTATTTACTATCACCAATCCGGTTTCTCCTGATGCATAACGGGAGGCATACGCCAATATGTTTACGTTGGATGATGTTGTTGAAATGACGTGATCACCGGTAAATTTCTGTTGATAATAGGCATAATAGAATTCCGGCCGTGGTTGCCACAATAAGCTGCTGTTGTTCCCCTGGTAAAACATCCCATTATCACCTGTGGACAGCAACCATCTTGCCCCTAAACCAAAATTATTCTTTATTAATTCGTTAAACAGGATGGTAGCCTGTATTCCATTGATGTAAGACTGAAACGGACCAGTACCGGATGCATTGCCATCCATATTATACTCAGTCAGGGCTACAGGTTTAAGGAAAGCTTTTTTATTAGCAATATCCTGCCGGATAAAACTGATGTTTTTCTTTGGTTCTGTTGTTGCAATGGATAATAAGTTGTTTACAATTGCATCCCTCCCAAAATAGTTGTGCATAACATAGAAATCGGCAGAATCGCCAATTTCCTTAAAAACGCCGGCATTCCATGTTTTATCCACCGAATTCCAGCTCGTGGTGCCATCGTAATGCAAAACCAGGGCGCCAATGTATATTTTCGCTCCCACTTCGGCCGCTGCCGCCCTCATCGAGTCGGCAAAAACACAAAAGTGTTTACCA is from Bacteroidales bacterium and encodes:
- a CDS encoding glycoside hydrolase family 43 protein gives rise to the protein MFRKKVWLSTVAVMAFLGGSEFAKPQTNAGNPTVVKENLEEKFSKVSPKLSSDNANPLLDFMFTADPTAVEYNGRIYVYATNDHQQYEHVGKDGRNSYEKIRSLVMMSSDDMVNWTYHGLINTSELAPWSQNSWAPSITSRQEADGKTHFYLYYSNSGIGSAVLTSTSPVGPWSDPLGKNIVDRSVPGVDVEAPFDPGVVIDDQGTGWLAFGGGKPKTKYMPDNSRMVKLGSDMISLASEIARIPAPYFFEASDLNFINGTWVYTYNTSWEQRTEWPYTNTEKSTQCSMCYMTSKTPLDSASWKYRDNYFKNTGDVNVGPYTNNHTHFFKYKEKYYLAYHAMYLQDYFGTKGGFRNVCIEEMQVDEGKDVNIPMVKATFKGPSQLNPLNPFVLQQAETTAGTSGQVRFEAVGNAGNMAAKGKADKECLMVRGADFSNHIPGKFEARVKGKGRIDVYVNNMKGTPIVSLKCDEKEWTTLSKKIALKIDKGIGNIYFVFNGEDFLFDEWKFIY
- a CDS encoding MBG domain-containing protein — its product is MNPKLSALCIFICAFLTQSPAQSWRQQQIITGTKNLGKSFDYDGKKLIATDYNQACIFQWQDTGWVKKYTLSMPVEDTTLSAAIFWDCAILGAPDQNLAHVFQYNGSGWDDVKILEPDNLAESDQFGYAVKMDYNFIFVSSIYDDEGAGDCGSVYVYQRNGSDWNPLQKLVPSGAHKTSRFGLCMALSGTSLIIGSDSATYFFRWDGIQWIEQTIATVPGLSVAISGDKALVGSLYDSGEGVNDDCIYSFWLNNYQSAWIMANNGRISQIGNQVAVSPEFRLVGNGTQVHKIYTASGDWYYTDIIDLDYSGDIMISYHMILISDPSYCKEPIPGEKVQTGALYCYFLKFNPYIDFHSIPTMIYGDPPFNYQVSPVCTVTSSDESIAKIEGSKIKIIGAGTCDIVATYEEDTIYLTEKKSQKLTVNKSPLFIQADNKSREYFSKNPEFTLSFSSFKNGDDINDLEELPVLICSADSSSNAGLYPIELSGGTDKNYNFEFTNGTLEVTKAPLQIKADDISKTYGSENPEFTWSITGFKNNEDTSVLDQLPIIACNETVLSRVGTYSLRPELGSDNNYNFEYITGVLTINKALVSVRVRDTSRNYGEENPDFEMEFNGFVNNEDKSVIDLLPRAYCTANIQSAPGTYPIIILKGVDPDYEFNYTNGVLTVNPLVGNANYTENEINVWPNPTSGKLFIRNAGIKEVTIYSSSGIPVKKKNIHSDFIDISDLPAGIYYILIGKHSFKILRQ
- a CDS encoding glycoside hydrolase family 43 protein, with protein sequence MKKFIIFFIGAFCLHAFCFGQNKIKIQAEEMIVSGAEWYDTSGKPINAHGGGLLYHNGVYYWYGEYKGDSTYWNPKVQSWECYRTEAGGVSCYSSRNLTDWKFEGIVLPPEQKDTASELHFSNVLERPKVIYNEETKKFVMWLHVDSHDYAKAAAGVAISDSPVGLFKYLGSMRPNGQMSRDMKVFKDDNGKAYQVCSSENNATLYINELTDDYLKPSGRFTRNFINEYREAPAVFKYNGKYYIVTSACTGWDPNQAKYAVADSMLGHWEMRDNPCTGKDADKTFYGQSTHVLPIEGKKNAYIAMFDRWNKKDLINSRYIWLPIIFEGDSIEIQWKDRWEINKFFK
- a CDS encoding glycoside hydrolase family 97 catalytic domain-containing protein, which gives rise to MRLFIVSALILNSFNLAISQMVSVVSPNNKINVSLFCEQNKTVGNWYLCVNYTENGKVSEVIPSINLGLSRSDQDFYTNLSFLKAGKPTVVNDNYTALHGKKSVCRNSANEVVVYFENPAKAKLNLIIRAYNDGIAFRYEFPEIEGTFVVKDEFTAYLIPDSTKRWLERFNPANEGLYITMKDGNEQRDWGYPALFNTPDKSCWYLIHESDVNRTYCGTKLSNWGQKTVYKLTFPDKWNGREKGEVQPTINLPWKSPWRVIIVGSLADIVESTLVDDVSPASVVAQTDWIKPGKVSWNYWSNNHGTKDFKVVCEFADLAASMSWPYTLLDWEWDAMGNGGNLEDALKYITSKGIKPLMWYNSGGDFNWVSATPKDRMLTHENRIEEFTKLQKLGVVGVKIDFFESEKQDMINYYIDILEDAARFHMMVYFHGCLVPRGWSRTYPNLMTYEGVRGAEWYNNGPEFTIPAPEHNTILPFTRNVVGAMDYTPVTFTNSQYPHVTSYGHELALSVLFESGFQHMADRPEGYYELPDAAKNFLRDVPNAWDNIKLLDGFPGRDVIIARQKGSSWYIGGISSENIEKTKTLKFNFLPQNVNYKLTLISDGNYDQAFKTQYLVVNQSSSVEVKMLRRGGFAASLTPLP